One genomic region from Ptychodera flava strain L36383 chromosome 5, AS_Pfla_20210202, whole genome shotgun sequence encodes:
- the LOC139133350 gene encoding transmembrane protein 234 homolog has product MIYNAVWLTVVAFLWGATNPLIKQGSAGIDKIQKSNAVLQFVAEITFLATNWKYIVPFLINQSGSLVYYLTLASADLSLAVPITNSLTFIFTTLTGKILGEKIGNKETYIGMVFVVAGVSLCVMDKAFTGKS; this is encoded by the exons ATGATCTATAATGCCGTGTGGTTGACAGTTGTTGCATTTCTATGGGGCGCCACAAACCCTCTCATCAAACAAGGAAGTGCGGGAATTGATAAGATCCAGAAATCCAACGCAGTCTTGCAGTTTGTGGCCGAGATTACATTTCTTGCAACGAATTGGAAG TACATTGTACCGTTTCTCATCAACCAGAGTGGTTCACTAGTTTATTACCTGACTCTGGCATCTGCAG ACTTGTCACTTGCTGTGCCCATAACAAATTCCCTGACATTTATTTTCACTACATTGACTGGAAAAATACTGGGAGAAAAAATTGGTAATAAAG AAACCTATATTGGAATGGTGTTTGTTGTGGCTGGTGTGTCTCTCTGTGTTATGGACAAGGCATTCACTGGAAAATCATGA